The genomic window GGGTTTGCTGGAAAAATGAACGGCCGTCGTTATTAACCAGGTTAACGGTGGGTTTAGAATAGGGTTGTTCCGGATGATATTTTTGCCCCAGTTTGATGATTTGCGGATCAATTTCGATAGCATCAATTCTGCTGGCGGAGTTTCTAACCGCCGCCGCCGCGTCATTACCGCCGCCGGCGCCAACAATTAAAACTGAGCTGGGTTGAGGCTTAAAAACAAAGGGAAGTTGGTATTGGTTGTTAAATTGAGTGGAAAAGTCAGGAGGTAATTGATTAGGGCCAACTTGGTTAATCAGCGCTTGCCGGCGATTATCCGAGAGATCAAGCAGTCCCATGTAACCGACATTATTGACTTGAAGGAAGTAATCGGCGGAATTAGGAATAGGTTGAAGGTCAAGTTTTTGATAGGGCGACCAAGTCGTATTAGTCGAGTTAACCAAATTAAAACTGATAACAATAATAGACAAGATAGTTAAAAACATGGAAAGATTTTGGTGATTTTTGGCAGTTAAACTGAAGATGATAAATTGAGCCAGGAGTAACCCAAGATAGGGAGAGAGGTTGAGAAAAGAGGCTAGATTAAAACTTAAAATGCCGATTAAAGAAAAGAAAACGTTTAAGGAGTAGAACCAGATTCGCTGTTTTGGCTGATGGAAAAAGAGGCTAAGATGCTGGCCTAAAGGAATAAAGATAGCCAGAGTGAGAGCAAAAAGGAAGAGGGTAAGGATTAGACCCCAAATAATAGTTAACCAGGAGGTCCAGGGGGTTTGAAACCAGATAAAGCTGTCGCTTAAGGGGGAAAGAAAGTTGGTGATGGGAGTGAAGAGTTTAAAGGTTAAGATAACAGTTAAAATCAGCAGCAGGATAGCAGAGAGTGTCAGGGGCAGTCTTTTTTTGATCAGCATGCCTAAGCCGGAGCCGATAAAAATGGCTAAGAGAATCAGATTAGACAGATAAGCAAAAAGACGGATTTCGGCGCTGATTAAGCGGATTAGCAAGAGCTCTAAAAATAGGATCAGAAAACTGATGAGGCAGAGATGAAAAAGTTTTCGTTTATTAAAGTTCATGAAATTTATTTTAGTATACAATAGTCATCAGATGAAATTGTCAGTAATTATTTGCACCAGTGGCCGGCCGAAAGATTTGGAAGGGTGTTTAACCAGTTTAAAGCAGCAAAGTTTTAAGGATTTAGAAACAGTGATTGTGAGAGATTCGCCGTTGGTGAAAGCCAGAGACTTGGGTTGGCGGAAAGCTAAGGGTGAAGTGGTGGCTTGGATTGATGATGATGTAATTTTGGCTAAAGATTGGGCCAGAAATTTAGTTAAAATTTTTGATAACAATAAGGAAGTGGGTGGTGTCAGCGGTCCGACAATAGTTCCGGAAGATTTATTAAAAAACCGGTTGGTATTTTGGTGGTATGGTAAAAAAAATTGGCTGGTGAAGTTATGGGTGAAACTGGTTTTAGATAATCAACCGTTGGCAGTGGGTAAAATCACTAAAATTGGCTGGTGGTCGCCGGGATCAAATTTTAAGAGTTGTTTAAGACTAAAAGGTTTACAAGAAGTTGATTATTTAGAAGCTTGCAATATGAGTTTAAGGCGAGAGTTGGTGAAGGAGGCGGACGGATTTGATTTAGATTATCAGGGTACGAGCGAGTGGTGTGAAGTGGATTTGGCGATGAAGATAAAAAAATTGGGCTACCGATTAGTGTGGAGCAGGCAGGTGAGGTTAGAGCATCAGGTATCCAGAAGCGGAGCGTTTATTAAGCGGAAAAATTGGGGAGAGAGAATCAGAAATTACTTAAGATTCAGGCAAAAATGGTTACACTAATATGATTAAAGTTTCGATTATTATTGCTAACAACTTGGCTAATTGGTCGTTTCCAAAGCAGGGGCTTGGACCGGGATTGGAATTAATCGTGGTGAATAACGGGATTATTGGGCCGGGTAATCCCTCTAAGGCACGCAATGATGGCGCCAGCCAAGCTAAAGGGAAGTATTTGGTTTTTTTGGATAATGATACCCAGGTAAAAAAAGGCTGGTTGGATCAAGTCGTTAAGTTTATGGATAAACAACCGAAAGTCGGCGCCGGACAACTGAAATTATTAAGAATGGGAAGCAATAAATTTGACAGCGCCGGCGATTTATTAACCAATAACGGCTTTTTGGTAGAGCGGGCCAGGGAGGCAGAGGATCGGGGACAATTTGACAAAGCTGATAAGATTTTTTCCGGCAAAGGAGCGGCAATGATTGTCAGAAAAAATGTTTTTGCCAAAATCGGTGGCTTTGACGAGACTTATGTTTATTACTGGGAAGAACCGGATTTGTGCTGGCGGATATGGCAATCCGGGTACGAGGTGCGGTTTTTGTGGATGGGTCAGGTTTATCATAGCTACGGCACCAAAGCCAAGCCGATTCCCAAGGTTCCGGCAGCCGGACAGGTTTACTTGGCCTGCCGGAATCAGCTAATGACGATTATAAAAAATGCTTTTGGCTGGCGGCGCTGGCGGATGTTGTTTTGGGTTAGTTTAAGTTGGCTGGGCCTGGAAATAATGTTTGTAATTAAGGGTAAATGGCGGCAGGCTTGGGCGATTGAGCGAGCGTGGTTTTGGTTACTGTGGCATTGGCCAAAGCAGCAACTAAAAGGTAATGATCAATGGCTGGAGCAGGTGACGATTAAACGAGATTGGGAATGGTATATTGGCAAAGGCTTAGCTTTTATTTCCGGGAGGGGATTTTAATGAACTTTGATCAGGCGACTAATTTATGGCGGGGGGTAGAAGTGGCGTTGTTAAAGCAAAATTGGGGAAAATATTTTAAAGGTAAGATTTTGGATTTAGGCTGCGGTGAGGGGGAGATTGCCAGGCAAGTATTTGGTAGAAAAATTGAGTGGGGGTTGGACAATGATTTAGTGATGGTGAGAAAAGCGAAACAATCAGGAATGTATAACCAAGTATTGTTGGGGGATGCGAGGAAAATAGCCTTAGCTAGCGGCAGAGCGGATTTAGTTTTTAGCAATAGCGTGATTGAGCATATTCAGAATTTAGACAAAGTTTTACCGGAAATTAACCGGGTTTTAAGACAGGGCGGGCTATTAGTGGCGACGATGCCCAGCGATTGTCTGGGAGAATATTTAGGGCGGGGAGAGTGGTATGCTCGCTGGTTTAACCGAAAATATCAGCACTATAATTTATTGAGTAAAGAAAAATGGATAGAAATGTTAAAAATAATAAGATTTAAGTTAATCGACGGCTATTATTATTTAGATAAACAGACAATTCACCAATGGCATAAGTTATTATGGGGGAATAAATTAGGGATAAAATTAAAAGTCAAACCAGTCAAACCAGAAAGGTTAAAAATTGGGGCTGGGATAGCGATTTTAGCGCAAAAGATATGAAAATATCGGTGATTGTTGTTAATTTCAACGGTAAAAATTATATTGCCGACTGTCTTGATTCAGTTTTAAAAACGGATTTTAATGATTTCGAAATTGTGGTGGTGGAAAATGGGTCCAATGACGGCAGTTGGCAGTTACTTAACAAAAAATATAAAAAAATACGGTTGGTGAAGTTAATAAAATCTTCAGAAAATTTATTTTTTACCGGCGGCGGTAATTTAGGGGCAAAAAAAGCTAAGGGTGAATGGCTGGTATTTTTAAATGCTGATACAGTGGCAGATAAAAACTGGTTAAAAGAAATGGTTAAGCTGGTCAAACACAAACGACTCATTCAGCCAAAGATTAAGATTTATCAGACTAATAAGATTGATTGTGTTTGGGGAGATTATCTTTGGCCGGGTTGGGGCAGGGCGCATGGCCGGGGGGAGACAGATAAAGGACAGTATGAAGTAAATCGCCAAGCAGATTATGCTAATGGTACTTGTTTAATGATAGAGAAAAAGTTTTTCTTGGAGTTAGGCGGGTTTGATGAGAATTTCAAGTTTTTTTACGAAGATGTGGATTTGAATTTACGGGCCAGAAAACAAGGCGGCCAGGCTTGGTATGGCGCTAAAGCAATGATTTGGCACAAAGGCTCCTTGTCATTTAAGCAGAATGTGGCGTCAGAGACGGTGCAATATTATTACCACAGGAACAGAAAGTTAACGGTGATGAAAAACTTTAAGGGAATTGACAGGCGGATAAGATTAGCGGTTTTAGGATTAGTATAAGATATGAAAAAGATAGCTTTTATTACCCCTTTTTATTTACCGGTTAAATTGTCTGGTTCGGGAAGATTGGTTCAAGGGATAGCGGAGGGATTAGTGGAAAAAGGGTTTGACTGCAAAGTGATTACGGCTGATGGCTGGACGACGAGATCTTGGTATTTGCCTTTTGGACAGCGACTGCAGGAAAAACAGGATGAGTTTAAAGGAGTTAAGGTAGAGCGCTTAAAGTGTGGCTGGTGGCTGTCTTTAGCGAGCTTGATAACTCAGTTTAAGTTCCAAGCCTGCGGGCCGAATTTATTGGGGTTAGCTGATGTTTTTAAAAAAGAAAAGTTTGATATCGTCTGGGTGGTCCCTTTTCCGGCTTATTTGAACTGGCTGGTGGTGAAGGCGATTGATCAGCTTAAATTTAAGCCGCGTTTGGTAGTTACTCCCTGTTTTCATGAAGCATTGAGAGAGTATTATCATCCAGCCTTGAGGCAAGTTTTACAGCGGGCGGATATGGTGCAGGCCTTGACCGGGGCGGAGAAAGAGCTTTTGGTGAAACAGTTTGGATTGCCGGAGAGCAAGATAAAAACGGAACCCGGATTTTTAGCGGATATCACAGTCAGGAAAAAGGAGTGGCAACAGTTGGCGGTTGAGTTTAAAGCCAAACATGATTTAACGGGGAAAAAAACAGTGCTGTTTATCGGCAGTAAGATTGAGGAGAAAGGATTAGCTGTTTTAGCTCAGGCAGTAGGACAGTTATGGCAGGAAGATGATAGTTATAGATTGGTGACTGTGGGAAGTAAGACGGCTTTTTGGCAGCGGTATAAGAAAAAACACCAGTGGAAATTTTTGGTAGACTTGGATGATGTCAGTGAGCAGGAGAAAGAAGCAATTTTGTCGGCGGCGGATGTTTTTTGTTTGCCGTCACGGGTGGAGTCGTTTGGATTGGTATACTTGGAAGCCTGGCTTAAGAAAAAGCCAGTAATCGGGGCCGACATTGGCCCGGTCAGGGAGTTGATCAAGGGGGCTAAAGGCGGCAGATTGGTTAAATTCGGAAGAGTGCGTGAGCTGGCAGCGGAGATTGACCGATTGGTAAAAGATAGAAATTTAGCCGGAAGATTAGGGGAGAATGGTTATAAAGCTTTAAAAATAAGGTATAGTAAAAAAATAGTTTTATCTCAGCTGGAAAAGATTTTATGAAGATTAAGCTTTGGTTATTTAATAATCTGACGACGAAGCAGACTGTGGTTAAAAATACGTTTTGGCTGATGTTAGCCGAAGTTGTTTCTAAAGCTCCAGTATTTTTTTTAAATATTTGGATAATTAGATATTTGGGGGCGGAGGATTATGGAAGACTTAGTTTTGTTTTTGCTTTTGGTTCTTTATTGGTAATTTTCACTGATTTGGGCTTGTCAACCTTAACGATCAGAGAGGTGGCGAAGAATAAAAGCTTAGCGAGAAAATATATCGATAATTTAATAGTCATTAAGTTAATTTTGAGCTTGGCTGTGTTAGGTTTGGTTTTCTTGTCAGTTAAGTTTTTAGGTAAATTTTCAGAGTTGATAACTTTAGTTTTTTGGGTGACGATTTTTGTGACGATTACGTCTTTGACAACCTTTTTTCAAGCAATTTTTCAAGCTTTTGAAAAAATGGAATTTTTGGTTGTTTCTAAGATTGTTTATTCGCTTAGTCTGGTTTTAATTGTTTTTTACGTAGTTCAGCAGCAGTTGGGGATAGAGGGATTAACTAAAGGTTATGTTGTTGCCGCAGTTATTGCTCTTTTGGCGACGATGATTTTAACTAAAAAAAAGTTGGTTGAATTTTGGCCGGGGACAGATTTAACTTTTTTTCAAAAAAGTTTAAGGGAGGCATGGCCGTTTGCTCTTATCATTTTATTGGGTTCGATATATATGCAGATGAATACGATTCAATTAAAACTGCTTGCCGGAGATATTGAAGTTGGTTTGTATAATATCGCTTTTCAGTTAATTTTTGTGATGACTGTTTTGGGTGGCGTTTTTTTCAGCGCCTTATTTCCATCCTTAGCTAAAGAGTATGGAAAGTCAAAGATAGGTTTTTATAAATTGATTGATTTTTTTACCAAGTGGGTAATTTCGGGCGTATTAATATTTTGTTTGATCTTGTTTTTGATCAGCGGGAAGCTGTTTGTTTTATTGTATGGCCCGGATTATGTGAGAAGCATTAGCATGTTTCGTTTGTTATTAATTGCGTTTTTTATTTTATTTATTAACACGACTTATTCAGAAGCCTTAAAAACCATGAATTTACAGAAAGATTATTTGAAGGCCCTTTTTTGGGGATCTTTGTTAAATTTTTTACTTAATTTTGTTCTGATAGCTTGGTGGGGAGGAGTAGGGGCTTCATTAACAGCGATTTTATCATCTTCACTAATTACTATTTTGATAATAACGAAGTTTAGAAAGTTAAAACAAAGAGATTTGGCAAAATGAAAATAAAGCTTTTATTCATAAACGCCATTGATACCAGTAGGTCAATCCAAACCTTGCTGCCGCCATTGGGACTGGGCTATCTGGCGAGCTCGTTGAGAGAGAATTTCCGTGAAGACAAGTGGCAATTTAAGATTATTAATCAGGATATTAGAGAAGAGATAGAAAAATTTAATCCTGATATCGTGGCGATTTCTTCAGTATCGCAAAATTACCAGAGGGCGGTAGAGTATGCAAAAATTGCTAAAGAATATCACCTGCCGGTTATCATCGGAGGGATCCATATTACAGTGATGCCTTCAACTTTAACTAAGGAGATGGATGTGGCGGTAATCGGGGAAGGGGAAGAAACGATTGTGGAGCTTTTTAAGCTTTATAAACAAAAAAGGAAATTTATTAAAAAAGATTTAAAAAAGATTAAAGGGCTTGCTTTTAAAGAAAGGAATCGGTTGGTGCTAACGCCAAGAAGGGAATTAATAGAACCTTTGAATAAGGTCCCTTTGCCGGCGAGAGATTTGATAACGATTGGTAATCCTACTTATATGTTTACTTCCAGAGGGTGTCCTTACAGGTGTACTTTTTGCGCTTCGTCCCGTTTTTGGGGCCGGGTGAGATTTTTTTCGGCAGAATATATGGTTAAGGAGATAAAGTATCTAGTTGAAAATTATGGGATAAACCGAATTGATTTTTGGGATGATCTATTTATTGCCCACAGGCGAAGATTAAATGATTTACTACTACTGCTTAAAAAAGAGAAGCTGTTGGGTAAAGTGAGTTTTGGCTGTATGGTGAGATCTAATTTAGTGGATGAGGGGTTAGCGAAGGTGTTAAAAAAACTGAATTTCACCAGGACATCCATGGGTTTGGAATCAGCTTCTCCCAGGATTCTTGAGTACTTGAAAGGTGAAACGATTAATGTGAAGAACCATGTTAATGCAATCAGAATTTTAAAAAAGTATGGCATCGAACCAAGCGCCTCTTTTATAATTGGTTCGCCAACAGAAACCCGGGCGGATATTTTACAAACATTAAAATTTATCAAGAAAAGTCGATTGCGCGGGTTTGATATTTATGTTTTAGCGCCTTTGCCCGGAACGCCGGTTTGGGAATACGCGAAGAGCAAAGGTTTGGTGGGCGAAAAAATGGATTGGAGCAGGCTGGATGTGGACTTTTATCAGAATCATGACCGGACCGTAATTTTGTCGGAAAAGTTAAGCAGAGATGAGTTATATAAATTGTTTTTGAAGTTTAAGCTGGAGCAAAAAAGACGGTTGGCAATGTATTTTATTAAAAATCCTTTAAAGATTCCTAAATATTTAATAGGAGTAATGGAAAGATTAATGTCTAATTAATGAAAAAAAGGAATGTAGTATTAATAGCTCTTTATGACCTGAACTCGTTTCCAGTGTGCACCTTACATGCTTCTCTAAAAGAAGCGGGTTTTAGCGTTAATTCGATTTTCTTTAAACAACTAAATCCAAATAACACGATGGATTCTCCAACAACTAATGAAGTTAAAGCTCTTATTAAACTAATTAAAGACCTGGAGCCACTTTTTGTAGGCATTAGTGTTCGGTCCACCCTTTTTAAATTGGCTTCCAAAATAACTGAAGAAATAAAAAAGGAGGTTGATACTTTAGTGATATGGGGTGGAGTTCACCCTATAATTAGACCAATTCAAAGCATACAATTTACAGATATTGTTTGTATTGGTGAAGGTGAAAAGGCAGTCGTGGAATTGGCAACAAAATTATCAAGCGGAGAAAAAATAGATAACATCCGAAATTTATGGATTAAAAAGAATGATAAAATTATTAAAAATGATTTGCGTTCTTTGATTCAAAATCTTGACTTGTTGCCCTTTCCTGACTTTTCAAATAAAAATAAGTTCTTGGTGGAAAACGGTAATGTACTTAATTTGCCAGACTCAGAGAAAAAAACATCATACTGGCTCATGACGTCAAGGGGTTGTCCATTTAATTGTGCTTACTGCAGTAATAACATCTTGAGAATGACATATAAGGGCAAAGGAAAATATGTAAGGCGTAGGAGTGTTGAAGATGTTATTAAGGAGTTAGTTTATGCAAAAAGAAAATACAAGAATGTAAGCTACATAGCTTTTGAAGATGATGTATTTACATTTGACATCAATTGGATAAGAAAATTTTGTTGCCAATATAAAAAAACGGTTAACCTACCGTTTTTCTGCTATTGCCATCCAAAAATTACCAGTGAAGAAATGATACGACTTTTGAAAGATGCGGGAGCCAAGGATATGACAATGGGAATACAAACAGGTTCGGAGAAAATCAGACATAAATATTTCAAAAGATACGACACTAATGAAGACATCATAAGGGTGGGACAAATATTGCGAAAATATAAAATCAATTGCGCTTATGATGTGATAATGGATAATCCTTTGGAAACAAGCAAAGACAAGAGGGAGACATTTAATCTTTTATTGAAATTGCCAAAGCCTTTTGAGTTGCACACACATACGCTGACACATTTTCCAGAGACAGAACTCACAAATCTTCTTTTAGAGAAGAAAATGATTTCAGAAAACGAAGTTGAAGATCAAAAACAAGAATCGTATAAGAGATGGACGCCGACTTTAGATTTGAGAAGAGATAATGATGACCTATTTTGGGACAACTTATACTATTTGGCTAAACAGAAATATGTGTCTCGAGAATTTGTTATTTGGCTAAGCCATAACAGTTTAATAAAAAAGCATTCTAAACGATTAACTTTGTTGTTAAGATTGATGAGCGCCAATATTTATACTATTAGACGCGGTTCAAAAATAGATACGGCAAGATGGTACATCATCTCTAGTTTGCTAAAGATTCCTAAATATTTGTTTCAGCGCTTGCAAGCAAAGATTCCCTCAAGAACTCCGCGGGTGTAGCTTTTCCAGAGAGCGTAATTTTTTTTCACTAGCAGATAACCAAAGAAATATACTGGGAAGATAAAGATAAAATAATTAAGCAGGAAAAATAATAATTGAAAGGAGTTGGCATGTTTGAATTCAAACCAAAAAAGATTTCTGGTGTAGTAATAGACGGGTGATGTTTTTTTGATGGTTTGGCCCAATTTGTGGTAAATGACCGACCGAGGGACATAGAGGATAAGAAAGCCGGCTGTTTTTACCCTGAGGCACCAGTCGGCATCCTCGAAGACGCAAAAGAACCTTTTATCTAAAAGACCGATTTTTTTGACCACTGCTGTTTTGATTAAAAGGCAAGCGCCGGTGACAAAATCAACGGCCTGGGGGCGGTTATTTTTTTGTTTGACCAGAGAAATTTTACCTAAGGAAAGATTTATCATTGATCCGATTGATTGG from Candidatus Beckwithbacteria bacterium includes these protein-coding regions:
- a CDS encoding class I SAM-dependent methyltransferase, giving the protein MNFDQATNLWRGVEVALLKQNWGKYFKGKILDLGCGEGEIARQVFGRKIEWGLDNDLVMVRKAKQSGMYNQVLLGDARKIALASGRADLVFSNSVIEHIQNLDKVLPEINRVLRQGGLLVATMPSDCLGEYLGRGEWYARWFNRKYQHYNLLSKEKWIEMLKIIRFKLIDGYYYLDKQTIHQWHKLLWGNKLGIKLKVKPVKPERLKIGAGIAILAQKI
- a CDS encoding flippase produces the protein MKIKLWLFNNLTTKQTVVKNTFWLMLAEVVSKAPVFFLNIWIIRYLGAEDYGRLSFVFAFGSLLVIFTDLGLSTLTIREVAKNKSLARKYIDNLIVIKLILSLAVLGLVFLSVKFLGKFSELITLVFWVTIFVTITSLTTFFQAIFQAFEKMEFLVVSKIVYSLSLVLIVFYVVQQQLGIEGLTKGYVVAAVIALLATMILTKKKLVEFWPGTDLTFFQKSLREAWPFALIILLGSIYMQMNTIQLKLLAGDIEVGLYNIAFQLIFVMTVLGGVFFSALFPSLAKEYGKSKIGFYKLIDFFTKWVISGVLIFCLILFLISGKLFVLLYGPDYVRSISMFRLLLIAFFILFINTTYSEALKTMNLQKDYLKALFWGSLLNFLLNFVLIAWWGGVGASLTAILSSSLITILIITKFRKLKQRDLAK
- a CDS encoding glycosyltransferase, coding for MKLSVIICTSGRPKDLEGCLTSLKQQSFKDLETVIVRDSPLVKARDLGWRKAKGEVVAWIDDDVILAKDWARNLVKIFDNNKEVGGVSGPTIVPEDLLKNRLVFWWYGKKNWLVKLWVKLVLDNQPLAVGKITKIGWWSPGSNFKSCLRLKGLQEVDYLEACNMSLRRELVKEADGFDLDYQGTSEWCEVDLAMKIKKLGYRLVWSRQVRLEHQVSRSGAFIKRKNWGERIRNYLRFRQKWLH
- a CDS encoding glycosyltransferase family 2 protein → MKISVIVVNFNGKNYIADCLDSVLKTDFNDFEIVVVENGSNDGSWQLLNKKYKKIRLVKLIKSSENLFFTGGGNLGAKKAKGEWLVFLNADTVADKNWLKEMVKLVKHKRLIQPKIKIYQTNKIDCVWGDYLWPGWGRAHGRGETDKGQYEVNRQADYANGTCLMIEKKFFLELGGFDENFKFFYEDVDLNLRARKQGGQAWYGAKAMIWHKGSLSFKQNVASETVQYYYHRNRKLTVMKNFKGIDRRIRLAVLGLV
- a CDS encoding glycosyltransferase family 2 protein, which codes for MTQQPKISIIILNWNGLKDTLECLTSLSKITYPNYEIVVVDNGSQAEDIFKIRQKFPSLYILKNKTNLGFAEGNNVAIRRILKQGQSDYILLLNNDTVVTKNFLNHLVETAQNYQNSGALGPKIYYYRRRGKTKVIQSIGSMINLSLGKISLVKQKNNRPQAVDFVTGACLLIKTAVVKKIGLLDKRFFCVFEDADWCLRVKTAGFLILYVPRSVIYHKLGQTIKKTSPVYYYTRNLFWFEFKHANSFQLLFFLLNYFIFIFPVYFFGYLLVKKNYALWKSYTRGVLEGIFACKR
- a CDS encoding radical SAM protein — encoded protein: MKIKLLFINAIDTSRSIQTLLPPLGLGYLASSLRENFREDKWQFKIINQDIREEIEKFNPDIVAISSVSQNYQRAVEYAKIAKEYHLPVIIGGIHITVMPSTLTKEMDVAVIGEGEETIVELFKLYKQKRKFIKKDLKKIKGLAFKERNRLVLTPRRELIEPLNKVPLPARDLITIGNPTYMFTSRGCPYRCTFCASSRFWGRVRFFSAEYMVKEIKYLVENYGINRIDFWDDLFIAHRRRLNDLLLLLKKEKLLGKVSFGCMVRSNLVDEGLAKVLKKLNFTRTSMGLESASPRILEYLKGETINVKNHVNAIRILKKYGIEPSASFIIGSPTETRADILQTLKFIKKSRLRGFDIYVLAPLPGTPVWEYAKSKGLVGEKMDWSRLDVDFYQNHDRTVILSEKLSRDELYKLFLKFKLEQKRRLAMYFIKNPLKIPKYLIGVMERLMSN
- a CDS encoding radical SAM protein, whose protein sequence is MKKRNVVLIALYDLNSFPVCTLHASLKEAGFSVNSIFFKQLNPNNTMDSPTTNEVKALIKLIKDLEPLFVGISVRSTLFKLASKITEEIKKEVDTLVIWGGVHPIIRPIQSIQFTDIVCIGEGEKAVVELATKLSSGEKIDNIRNLWIKKNDKIIKNDLRSLIQNLDLLPFPDFSNKNKFLVENGNVLNLPDSEKKTSYWLMTSRGCPFNCAYCSNNILRMTYKGKGKYVRRRSVEDVIKELVYAKRKYKNVSYIAFEDDVFTFDINWIRKFCCQYKKTVNLPFFCYCHPKITSEEMIRLLKDAGAKDMTMGIQTGSEKIRHKYFKRYDTNEDIIRVGQILRKYKINCAYDVIMDNPLETSKDKRETFNLLLKLPKPFELHTHTLTHFPETELTNLLLEKKMISENEVEDQKQESYKRWTPTLDLRRDNDDLFWDNLYYLAKQKYVSREFVIWLSHNSLIKKHSKRLTLLLRLMSANIYTIRRGSKIDTARWYIISSLLKIPKYLFQRLQAKIPSRTPRV
- a CDS encoding glycosyltransferase family 2 protein, producing MIKVSIIIANNLANWSFPKQGLGPGLELIVVNNGIIGPGNPSKARNDGASQAKGKYLVFLDNDTQVKKGWLDQVVKFMDKQPKVGAGQLKLLRMGSNKFDSAGDLLTNNGFLVERAREAEDRGQFDKADKIFSGKGAAMIVRKNVFAKIGGFDETYVYYWEEPDLCWRIWQSGYEVRFLWMGQVYHSYGTKAKPIPKVPAAGQVYLACRNQLMTIIKNAFGWRRWRMLFWVSLSWLGLEIMFVIKGKWRQAWAIERAWFWLLWHWPKQQLKGNDQWLEQVTIKRDWEWYIGKGLAFISGRGF
- a CDS encoding glycosyltransferase family 4 protein, which produces MKKIAFITPFYLPVKLSGSGRLVQGIAEGLVEKGFDCKVITADGWTTRSWYLPFGQRLQEKQDEFKGVKVERLKCGWWLSLASLITQFKFQACGPNLLGLADVFKKEKFDIVWVVPFPAYLNWLVVKAIDQLKFKPRLVVTPCFHEALREYYHPALRQVLQRADMVQALTGAEKELLVKQFGLPESKIKTEPGFLADITVRKKEWQQLAVEFKAKHDLTGKKTVLFIGSKIEEKGLAVLAQAVGQLWQEDDSYRLVTVGSKTAFWQRYKKKHQWKFLVDLDDVSEQEKEAILSAADVFCLPSRVESFGLVYLEAWLKKKPVIGADIGPVRELIKGAKGGRLVKFGRVRELAAEIDRLVKDRNLAGRLGENGYKALKIRYSKKIVLSQLEKIL